One Glycine max cultivar Williams 82 chromosome 6, Glycine_max_v4.0, whole genome shotgun sequence DNA segment encodes these proteins:
- the LOC100804041 gene encoding sec1 family domain-containing protein MIP3, with translation MATVDVIKSCIGSIRQISEHIQDAIVYLDAGSTESFQFIGAYPVLLELGARAICSLENMCALDVVVDWNSNSNPARKLVVITSSLLSDAHRYILRCLSTHQVVRHCIIFTSISETAHSAFPDSPLGPDAYHEYESLLVQDYEELVKKSGIKPGQAKHNFEDGGRSEFSSSGENVLNLEASSSGRDFYEHNPLDYIEDAVLKLVVSVHHFPMILCPISPRVFVLPAEGLVAEAYLSAEHEDSISPGLPPLSTGMLSDADDVPPGATLTAHFLYHLAAKMDLKMEIFSLGDISKTVGKILTDMSSLYDVGRRKQSAGLLLIDRTLDLLTPCCHGDSLVDRMFSSLPRRNRTFSHGSGSQLKLGSSYLQRAPLDVQIPLAKILNEEDWQIDNFRLLETVEAFLCGWNSGDSDSQVEGLINLSQKIHDKPSQSDVEILTGSFISSENFRGMPLLEAILDRKTKDGALLIKKWLQESLRRENLTVNVKSRPGLVTKPELQAMIKALSRSQSSLLRNKGIIQLASATLFSLDESNYAKWDAFSSAEKILGVSSGETSQSLAIQIGDLINKSALLGSHVNEGKREISKGLLSLQDALLLMIIGYILAGENFPTSGSDGPFSWQEEHLLKEAVVDALLENPSVANLKFLDGLREELETNVSKYKSEETAEEPSKLDIDDFDDQWGKWGDEDVDDDNKNEKVYGDVQLKLELRDRVDKFFKFLHKLSGLKRKNIPLRDGSLTTEANFDEDRKGLLYKLLTRVLGKYDVPGLEYHSSTVGRLFKSGFGRFGLGQAKPSLADQNVILVFVIGGINGLEVREAHEALAESGRPDIELLVGGTTLLTSNDMLNLLLGDSSYI, from the exons ATGGCTACGGTTGATGTTATCAAATCCTGCATCGGTTCCATTAGACAG ATATCAGAGCATATTCAAGACGCTATTGTTTATTTAGATGCTGGATCTACAGAAAGTTTCCAATTTATTGGGGCATATCCAGTACTTCTTGAACTTGGGGCACGAGCTATTTGCAGTTTGGAAAACATGTGCGCACTTGATGTG GTGGTTGATTGGAACTCAAATTCTAATCCTGCGAGGAAACTTGTGGTTATCACATCAAGTCTACTAAGTGATGCACACCGGTATATTTTACGTTGCCTGAGCACACATCAAGTTGTTCGTCATTGCATTATATTTACATCTATCTCAGAG ACAGCACACTCAGCATTTCCTGATTCACCTCTGGGGCCAGATGCATATCATGAATATGAATCCTTACTGGTTCAAGATTACGAAGAACTAGTTAAGAAATCAGGGATAAAACCTGGACAGGCAAAACATAACTTTGAAGATGGAGGACGTTCAGAGTTTTCTTCCAGCGGAGAGAATGTTCTTAATCTTGAAGCTAGTTCAAGTGGAAGAGATTTTTACGAGCACAATCCATTAGACTACATTGAAGATGCAGTGCTGAAATTGGTTGTTTCTGTTCATCATTTTCCCATGATTTTATGTCCCATTTCACCACGAGTATTTGTCCTACCTGCAGAAGGGTTGGTGGCTGAAGCATACTTATCAGCTGAGCATGAAGATTCCATTAGTCCTGGTTTGCCGCCCTTAAGTACTGGCATGCTCTCTGATGCTGATGATGTGCCTCCAGGGGCTACTCTTACAGCACACTTTCTCTACCATTTGGCTGCCAAG ATGGACTTGAAAATGGAAATTTTCTCCCttggtgatatatcaaaaaCTGTGGGAAAAATATTGACAGACATGTCAAGTCTTTATGATGTAGGCCGCCGTAAACAATCAGCAGGGCTGTTACTCATTGATCGTACACTTGATCTTCTCACTCCTTGCTGTCATGGGGACTCGCTTGTTGACCGTATGTTTTCTTCTTTGCCCCGTAGAAATAGAacattttcccatggttcaggaAGCCAACTCAAACTTGGTTCTTCCTACCTGCAACGTGCTCCTTTAGATGTTCAGATACCCCTTGCAAAGATCCTGAATGAAGAAGATTGGCAAATAGACAATTTTCGGCTTTTAGAAACTGTTGAAGCTTTTTTGTGTGGTTGGAATTCTGGTGATTCTGATTCTCAGGTTGAAGGCTTGATTAACCTAAGCCAGAAAATCCATGACAAGCCTAGTCAGTCTGATGTAGAGATACTTACCGGGTCCTTTATCTCCTCTGAAAATTTCCGTGGAATGCCATTATTGGAGGCTATTCtagatagaaaaacaaaagatggGGCCCTACTGATCAAGAAATGGCTACAAGAATCTCTGCGCAGGGAAAATCTTACTGTGAATGTGAAGTCTCGTCCTGGTCTTGTTACAAAGCCAGAGTTGCAAGCCATGATCAAAGCTTTGTCCAGGAGCCAATCCTCTTTGCTAAGGAACAAAGGAATTATCCAATTAGCTTCAGCCACATTGTTTTCCCTTGATGAATCAAATTATGCTAAATGGGATGCATTTAGCAGCGCAGAGAAAATTCTGGGTGTTAGTTCTGGAGAAACAAGTCAAAGTCTTGCCATTCAAATTGGTGATCTCATCAACAAGAGTGCTCTGCTGGGATCACATGTAAATGAAGGGAAAAGGGAGATATCAAAGGGGTTACTTTCTTTGCAAGATGCTTTGTTGTTGATGATCATTGGATATATATTGGCTGGTGAAAATTTTCCAACATCTGGTTCTGATGGGCCATTTTCTTGGCAAGAGGAACATTTGTTAAAAGAAGCTGTTGTAGATGCTCTTCTTGAAAATCCATCAGTAGCAAATCTCAAGTTTCTAGATGGACTACGGGAAGAGCTTGAAACTAATGTAAGCAAGTACAAATCAGAGGAAACAGCTGAAGAACCTTCAAAACTAGATattgatgattttgatgatCAGTGGGGTAAATGGGGTGATGAAgatgttgatgatgacaacaaaaatgaaaaagtgtaTGGTGATGTGCAACTGAAGTTGGAGTTGCGAGATAGGGTGgataaatttttcaaatttcttcATAAGTTATCTGgtttaaaaagaaagaatataccATTAAGGGATGGATCATTGACTACGGAAGCTAATTTTGATGAGGATAGAAAAGGATTGCTTTATAAGTTACTAACAAGGGTGTTGGGCAAGTACGATGTGCCTGGGTTAGAATATCATTCTTCCACTGTGGGGCGCTTGTTTAAGAGTGGGTTTGGAAGATTTGGCCTTGGTCAG GCCAAACCAAGTCTTGCGGATCAAAATGTCATTTTGGTGTTTGTTATTGGGGGCATTAATGGACTCGAG GTGCGTGAAGCTCATGAGGCATTGGCTGAAAGTGGAAGACCTGATATAGAGTTGCTTGTTGGTGGAACA
- the LOC100499864 gene encoding Multiprotein-bridging factor 1a-like: MSGVGPLSQDWEPVVLRKKAPTAAAKKDEKAVNAARRSGAEIETLKKYNAGTNKAASSGTSLNTKRLDDDTESLAHEKVPTELKKAIMQARMDKKLTQSQLAQLINEKPQVIQEYESGKAIPNQQIISKLERALGAKLRGKK, translated from the exons ATGTCTGGTGTTGGCCCTCTTTCTCAGGATTGGGAACCTGTCGTCCTCCGCAAGAAGGCTCCCACCGCCGCCGCCAAGAAGGACGAGAAAGCCGTCAACGCCGCCCGCCGCTCTGGCGCCGAAATCGAAACCCTAAAAAAGT ATAATGCTGGGACAAACAAAGCAGCATCTAGCGGCACTTCATTGAACACTAAGAGGCTGGATGATGATACTGAGAGTCTAGCTC ATGAGAAGGTGCCAACTGAACTTAAGAAGGCTATAATGCAAGCTAGGATGGACAAAAAGCTTACTCAGTCTCAGCTTGCTCAA CTGATCAATGAGAAGCCTCAAGTGATCCAGGAGTATGAGTCAGGGAAGGCCATTCCAAACCAGCAGATAATTAGCAAGTTGGAAAGAGCTCTTGGAGCTAAACTGCGTGGCAAGAAATAA